A window of the Sphaerobacter thermophilus DSM 20745 genome harbors these coding sequences:
- a CDS encoding bifunctional RecB family nuclease/DEAD/DEAH box helicase, with the protein MASQDRPAAAPAPAAPPGPDGRRLIAPTDLAQFIRLDQCQRYLRLRLHERVVGSRFMRDYDVIPQSLPPLLTRSGRAFEQRVEAAIEATTRTVRFAAPEGASDRAPDNAAVLDIIRDLPPGEAVVLFQPRLAATIGDWHLRGDADILRLARDDGGNLTALIADIKSSTAARLEHRLQVACYGEMLGAILAEAGIACERCDLAVLYRGSPHTEREMRAEEAEERARQREAARDIFGIDDAFLDIIPDPESFREAVHDLVTGPESLARRVAEADFAALPFHLTYRCDGCLYNEFCMKWSAEQDDLSLLPHLTPFDKTALRRAGIDRVRDLALLKQPANGVNGDLVPGAGKEDLIRQLATTWPVGPRLDELVHRARRYRHWKGEHMPAPSAIPSKGYGSLPYRDAQHNPNLVCVYIDAQHDYLHDRIYLLGARVVAHEGGVPVRTKNIVHLSDGPPDSPAKEEAVFLRWIRDTVRAIVSLAAPDETGRREAPIHLIFYDRHEQRLLLEGLARHFEAILGATPLYDFVTQLAAFDSPLVTFLDQEIRELKNYPMVCQSLHAVAAYLNFDWNKPEPYREIFRARLFDFWGKLDRDDVDPEARRRWYFRRARFGSDIPLEYAYAAWGELPEPPEKGRDDYAPYRGVTRDLLLGFQARRLEAMEHIAADFPGNKQTTKTSFHLPDLATFEEKARTLGQAMEEFVIIERHVQLGSWKAARLAPPERRVLAGETLLVRYRADDQSPEVRHTMREIERRLKLRQEYEEEYRRKNPDATRVKLTKEQLEACKVEELIDRLPVRLRVEMEGVDGDLDEVLALSTLKPDDSVIVCPRWTVDSRLPENEQTPFTPTPKQMLYRMRARIQRITVERDDQGRATQASIDVELANAYGGNWSRGFVFPSYPEPLRDGEVYTLDPDPNNWNGYYALKVSEGLARGEPNTLYERLVDLDGVTVDWPAAAAEGQRRFLAGLDAFHEAGHLHPFEESKRAYIGDHGADPVLLVQGPPGTGKSYTTGFAVLARLQGALAAGRDCRVLVSCKTHAATRVALQQIAAAQRRLDLLAGRDRNLFMRYFDPRLLTVPLFQIRLREDVPGAIRLDAERGSWDRLAGERWCVAAATPGAVYRLVSKRWGSQSLFGHDLFTCLVLDEASQMSLPEAAMAALPLAPDGQLIVVGDHRQLPPIVHHSWDTEPRRTFQEFRTYQSLFLALRELNPPMIKFSQSFRLHADMAAFLRREVYEQDGIPYFSEKRDVLEPRPHPDPFVAAVLSPEHPMVVVVHDEDTSQVRNPFEQELITPILQALADPAVYNLDPERGLGVVVPHRAQRAALQDALPALSRIDPDTGAIALSAIDTVERFQGGERTAIVVSATESDRDYLLTAGEFLLDPRRLTVALSRAQRKIILVASRSVFDLFSADETIFANALLWKHLLRRTCTVKLWSGERAGHRVEVWGNAKTAPAP; encoded by the coding sequence GTGGCGAGTCAGGACAGGCCGGCCGCGGCGCCCGCGCCGGCCGCACCGCCGGGACCGGACGGCCGGCGGCTCATCGCGCCAACCGACCTGGCGCAGTTCATCCGGCTGGACCAGTGCCAGCGCTACCTGCGGCTCCGGCTGCACGAGCGCGTGGTCGGGTCCCGATTCATGCGCGACTACGACGTTATCCCCCAGTCGCTCCCGCCATTGCTCACCCGCTCCGGCCGCGCGTTCGAGCAGCGCGTTGAGGCGGCTATCGAGGCGACGACCCGCACGGTCCGGTTCGCCGCGCCGGAGGGAGCCAGCGACCGCGCGCCGGACAACGCGGCAGTGCTCGACATCATCCGTGATCTGCCGCCGGGCGAGGCCGTGGTGCTGTTCCAACCCCGACTGGCTGCCACCATCGGTGACTGGCACCTGCGCGGCGATGCCGACATCCTGCGACTCGCACGTGACGACGGCGGCAACCTCACCGCACTGATCGCCGACATCAAGAGTTCCACCGCCGCGCGGCTGGAGCACCGGTTACAGGTGGCCTGCTATGGCGAGATGCTGGGGGCGATCCTGGCCGAGGCCGGCATCGCCTGCGAGCGTTGTGACCTCGCAGTCCTCTACCGTGGCTCTCCCCACACCGAACGGGAGATGCGCGCCGAGGAGGCGGAGGAGCGTGCCCGCCAGCGCGAGGCGGCGCGGGACATCTTCGGCATCGACGACGCCTTCCTCGACATCATCCCAGACCCCGAGAGCTTCCGCGAAGCGGTCCATGACCTGGTGACCGGGCCGGAATCGCTGGCCCGGCGGGTCGCCGAAGCCGACTTCGCGGCGCTCCCGTTTCACTTGACCTACCGCTGCGATGGCTGCCTCTACAACGAGTTCTGCATGAAGTGGAGTGCGGAGCAGGACGACCTGTCGCTCCTGCCCCACCTGACGCCGTTCGACAAGACGGCCCTGCGCCGGGCCGGCATCGACCGCGTGCGCGATCTGGCGCTGCTCAAGCAGCCGGCGAACGGGGTCAACGGCGATCTCGTCCCGGGCGCGGGGAAGGAGGATCTGATCCGCCAGCTCGCAACCACCTGGCCGGTCGGGCCGCGGCTGGACGAGCTGGTCCACCGAGCGCGCCGCTATCGCCACTGGAAGGGCGAGCACATGCCGGCGCCCTCCGCCATCCCGAGCAAGGGCTACGGCTCGCTGCCCTACCGCGATGCCCAGCACAACCCGAACCTGGTCTGCGTCTACATCGACGCCCAGCACGACTACCTGCACGACCGCATCTACCTGCTCGGCGCGCGGGTCGTGGCGCACGAGGGCGGCGTCCCGGTTAGGACGAAGAACATCGTCCACCTCAGCGACGGACCGCCCGACAGCCCGGCCAAGGAGGAAGCGGTTTTCCTCCGCTGGATCCGCGACACCGTGCGCGCTATCGTGTCGCTTGCCGCACCGGACGAGACGGGCAGGCGCGAGGCACCGATCCATCTGATCTTCTACGACCGGCACGAGCAGCGGCTGCTCCTCGAAGGACTGGCGCGCCACTTCGAGGCGATCCTCGGGGCGACCCCGCTCTACGACTTCGTGACGCAGCTCGCCGCCTTCGACTCGCCCCTCGTCACCTTCCTGGACCAGGAGATCCGCGAGCTGAAGAACTACCCGATGGTGTGCCAGTCGCTCCACGCGGTTGCCGCCTACCTGAATTTCGATTGGAACAAGCCCGAGCCGTACCGGGAGATCTTCCGCGCCCGGCTGTTTGATTTCTGGGGCAAGCTGGACCGGGACGACGTCGACCCCGAGGCGCGAAGGCGCTGGTATTTCCGGCGCGCCCGCTTCGGCAGCGACATCCCGCTGGAATACGCATACGCCGCCTGGGGCGAGCTGCCCGAGCCGCCGGAGAAGGGCCGGGACGACTACGCACCGTACCGCGGCGTCACCCGGGATCTCCTGCTCGGATTCCAGGCCCGGCGCCTGGAGGCGATGGAGCACATCGCCGCCGACTTCCCCGGCAACAAGCAGACGACCAAGACCAGCTTCCACCTCCCCGACCTGGCGACGTTCGAGGAGAAAGCCCGCACGCTGGGCCAGGCGATGGAGGAGTTCGTCATCATCGAGCGGCACGTCCAGCTCGGTTCCTGGAAGGCAGCGCGGCTCGCCCCGCCCGAGCGGCGGGTCCTGGCCGGCGAGACGCTGCTGGTGCGCTACCGCGCCGATGACCAGTCGCCCGAGGTCCGCCACACGATGCGCGAGATCGAGCGGCGGCTGAAGCTCCGGCAGGAGTACGAGGAGGAGTACCGTCGCAAGAATCCGGACGCCACGCGGGTCAAGCTGACGAAAGAACAGCTCGAGGCGTGCAAGGTGGAGGAGCTGATCGACCGGCTGCCGGTGAGGCTCCGCGTCGAAATGGAGGGGGTCGACGGCGACCTCGATGAGGTCCTTGCGCTCTCGACGCTCAAGCCGGACGACAGCGTCATCGTCTGCCCGCGCTGGACGGTCGACTCGCGCCTGCCGGAGAATGAGCAGACGCCCTTCACGCCGACGCCGAAGCAGATGCTGTACCGAATGCGGGCCAGGATCCAGCGCATCACGGTCGAGCGCGACGACCAAGGCCGGGCTACGCAGGCATCCATCGACGTGGAGCTCGCCAATGCCTATGGCGGTAACTGGTCACGTGGGTTCGTCTTCCCCTCCTACCCCGAGCCGCTGCGGGACGGCGAGGTCTATACGCTCGACCCCGACCCGAACAACTGGAACGGGTACTACGCCCTGAAGGTCTCCGAGGGGCTGGCGCGCGGCGAACCGAACACGCTCTACGAGCGGCTGGTGGATCTCGACGGGGTGACGGTGGACTGGCCGGCGGCCGCGGCCGAGGGCCAGCGCCGCTTCCTGGCCGGGCTTGATGCTTTCCACGAAGCGGGGCACCTCCACCCCTTCGAGGAGAGCAAGCGCGCCTACATCGGCGACCACGGCGCCGACCCGGTGCTGCTGGTCCAGGGTCCACCGGGCACCGGCAAGAGCTACACCACCGGGTTTGCCGTGCTCGCCCGGCTGCAGGGCGCGCTCGCTGCCGGCCGCGACTGCCGCGTGCTGGTTTCCTGCAAGACCCACGCGGCGACCAGGGTCGCGCTGCAGCAGATCGCCGCGGCGCAGCGCCGCCTTGACCTCCTGGCCGGACGCGACCGAAACCTCTTCATGCGCTACTTCGACCCGCGCCTGCTGACGGTGCCGCTCTTCCAGATCCGGCTCCGTGAAGATGTCCCTGGGGCGATCCGTCTTGACGCCGAGAGAGGGAGTTGGGACCGACTGGCGGGTGAGCGCTGGTGCGTTGCGGCCGCGACACCCGGGGCAGTCTACCGTTTGGTGAGCAAGCGATGGGGCAGCCAGAGCCTCTTCGGCCACGACCTCTTCACCTGCCTGGTGCTCGACGAGGCCTCGCAGATGAGCCTGCCCGAGGCGGCCATGGCCGCGCTACCGCTCGCGCCGGACGGCCAGCTCATCGTCGTCGGCGACCACCGTCAGCTCCCGCCGATCGTGCACCACTCCTGGGATACCGAGCCGCGCCGAACCTTCCAGGAATTCCGCACCTATCAGTCGCTCTTCCTGGCGCTGCGTGAACTCAACCCGCCGATGATCAAGTTCAGCCAGAGCTTCCGGCTCCACGCCGACATGGCCGCGTTCCTCCGCCGTGAAGTCTACGAGCAGGACGGTATCCCCTACTTCTCGGAGAAACGCGACGTGCTGGAGCCGCGCCCGCACCCGGACCCGTTCGTCGCCGCGGTCCTGTCGCCCGAGCACCCGATGGTCGTGGTGGTCCACGACGAGGACACCAGCCAGGTGCGCAATCCGTTCGAGCAGGAACTCATCACCCCGATCCTGCAGGCTCTGGCCGACCCGGCGGTCTACAACCTGGACCCGGAGCGTGGGCTGGGTGTCGTCGTCCCGCACCGCGCCCAGCGCGCGGCGCTGCAGGACGCCCTCCCGGCGCTGAGCCGCATCGACCCCGACACCGGCGCGATCGCCCTCAGCGCCATCGACACCGTGGAGCGCTTCCAGGGCGGGGAGCGGACGGCCATCGTCGTCTCCGCCACCGAGAGCGACCGCGACTACCTCCTGACCGCTGGAGAGTTCCTGCTAGACCCGCGCCGCCTCACCGTCGCGCTGAGCCGGGCACAGCGCAAGATCATCCTCGTGGCCTCCCGCTCGGTCTTCGACCTCTTCAGCGCCGACGAGACGATCTTCGC
- a CDS encoding MFS transporter yields MGRAGHSFGLLRRNRDFAALWGAELFSTLGDRVHRVALAALVYRLTGSLTETGIAFVATALPDLLFGLAAGSFVDRWDRRRAMIVSNLLRVPAVVLIPVVAHIHLWLVYLILFWVNTLALVFRPAKTALLPSIVKSDELHAANSLNGIMENTADVLGYPLGGILVSTASVWFGSEQGLAAAFIFDGLMFVVSALCIASIRPRGAPPERDAVTSSIWHDMREGVAFTWRQPLVRANTAVMLLGPLTLGATFPLLVGYAWEVLGGGEWEYSMLGTGISVGSILAGFWLTSLSSVRTGLSVVVGLVVMGLGVMGTAMVSHLWLAVALMAISGMGSMMVLVPSVTLVQRHTPDRLLGRVFAVRSTLIFAAMIITNAVGGVAGERFGVRESLFFCGSALVALVLLASVFPSVRASDTPPMLADEPQVAMDEA; encoded by the coding sequence ATGGGCCGGGCCGGCCACAGCTTCGGGCTCCTGCGTCGTAATCGGGACTTCGCCGCACTCTGGGGGGCCGAGCTGTTCTCGACGCTAGGCGACCGCGTGCACCGCGTGGCCCTCGCGGCGCTCGTCTACCGCCTGACGGGTTCCCTTACCGAGACCGGAATCGCCTTCGTCGCCACCGCACTGCCCGACCTCCTCTTCGGGCTGGCCGCCGGCAGCTTCGTCGACCGCTGGGACCGGCGCCGGGCGATGATCGTCAGCAACCTGCTGCGGGTCCCGGCGGTGGTGCTGATCCCCGTCGTGGCGCACATCCACCTCTGGCTGGTCTACCTCATTCTCTTCTGGGTGAACACGCTGGCGCTTGTGTTCCGTCCGGCCAAGACCGCCCTGTTGCCCTCGATCGTCAAGTCCGACGAACTGCACGCGGCCAACTCGCTCAACGGGATCATGGAGAACACCGCCGACGTGCTCGGCTATCCGCTGGGCGGCATCCTGGTCAGCACGGCGAGTGTCTGGTTCGGGTCGGAGCAAGGTCTGGCCGCTGCCTTCATCTTCGATGGGCTGATGTTCGTCGTGTCGGCGCTGTGCATCGCGTCAATCCGCCCCCGCGGGGCGCCGCCGGAGCGTGACGCGGTGACCAGCTCGATCTGGCACGACATGCGGGAGGGGGTCGCCTTCACCTGGCGGCAGCCGCTGGTGCGGGCCAACACGGCGGTCATGCTGCTCGGCCCGCTGACCCTTGGGGCGACCTTCCCGCTGCTGGTCGGCTACGCCTGGGAGGTGCTGGGCGGCGGTGAGTGGGAGTACTCGATGCTCGGGACCGGCATCAGCGTCGGCTCGATCCTGGCCGGGTTCTGGCTGACCAGCCTCTCGTCGGTGCGGACGGGGCTCTCCGTCGTCGTCGGCCTGGTGGTGATGGGGCTCGGGGTGATGGGCACGGCGATGGTGTCCCACCTGTGGCTAGCCGTCGCGCTCATGGCGATCAGCGGGATGGGGAGTATGATGGTGCTGGTGCCGAGCGTCACGCTGGTCCAGCGGCACACCCCGGATCGCCTGCTGGGCCGGGTCTTCGCCGTCCGCTCGACCCTGATCTTTGCGGCGATGATCATCACCAACGCTGTCGGTGGCGTCGCCGGTGAGCGGTTCGGGGTCCGGGAGTCGCTTTTCTTCTGTGGCTCCGCGCTCGTCGCCCTCGTGCTACTGGCCTCCGTGTTCCCCTCAGTGCGCGCCAGCGATACGCCTCCCATGCTGGCGGACGAACCCCAGGTCGCGATGGACGAGGCTTGA